A genomic region of Streptomyces rimosus contains the following coding sequences:
- a CDS encoding MIP/aquaporin family protein, translating to MYSNGDIFVGEVIGTALLILFGAGVCAAVTLHYSKARAAGWVVIAFGWGFGVLAGAYTAAPLSGGHLNPAVTLGSAVAGGTEWSKVPLYMAAQMVGALIGAVLAWALYYAQFAANAEADKAQPTLGIFSTAPEVRNPAANLVTETIATMGLVLPLLFFGQNQGIGIGQVPGADVGVYGSGINVLLVALLVVGIGLSLGGPTGYAINPARDLGPRIAHALLPIPNKGTSDWSYAWIPVAGPLLGAVLSGLVFNAVF from the coding sequence ATGTATTCCAACGGGGACATCTTCGTCGGCGAGGTCATCGGAACGGCCCTGCTGATCCTCTTCGGCGCCGGCGTGTGTGCCGCCGTCACCCTGCATTACTCCAAGGCGCGAGCGGCGGGCTGGGTGGTCATCGCGTTCGGGTGGGGCTTCGGCGTGCTCGCCGGTGCCTACACCGCGGCGCCGCTGTCCGGCGGGCACCTGAACCCGGCGGTGACGCTGGGCTCGGCGGTCGCGGGCGGTACGGAGTGGTCGAAGGTGCCGCTGTACATGGCGGCGCAGATGGTGGGCGCGCTGATCGGCGCCGTTCTGGCGTGGGCGCTGTACTACGCGCAGTTCGCGGCCAACGCGGAGGCGGACAAGGCGCAGCCCACGCTGGGGATCTTCTCGACCGCGCCGGAGGTACGCAACCCGGCCGCCAACCTGGTCACCGAGACCATCGCCACCATGGGGCTGGTGCTGCCGCTGCTGTTCTTCGGCCAGAACCAGGGCATCGGGATCGGGCAGGTGCCGGGCGCCGACGTGGGCGTCTACGGGTCCGGCATCAACGTCCTGCTCGTCGCGCTGCTCGTGGTCGGCATCGGCCTCTCGCTCGGCGGGCCCACCGGCTACGCCATCAATCCGGCCCGCGACCTCGGGCCGCGCATCGCCCACGCACTGCTGCCCATCCCCAACAAGGGCACCTCCGACTGGTCCTACGCCTGGATTCCGGTGGCCGGCCCGCTGCTCGGCGCGGTGCTCTCCGGCCTGGTGTTCAACGCGGTCTTCTGA
- a CDS encoding GGDEF domain-containing protein has protein sequence MPAWTDQLRFAFQPVVNLATGSVAALEILARPERGDVLTAARRSADLDAELAGLGVRAAGQQETLLPLHVNVFAATLAEQPGLTALRKAVQDVGRRPWEITVDIGGPFTHVPRRALLDAVAGLRQDGYRICADGVGDGDLPLRLLGDLGPDLVKLDASLCAEPAEDLGGRAAVAAMRQLCEVLGSLLAVEGVETERQYAAVRAAGAQLAQGFLFAPPARRAAADVFLPEPSDGYGPVPSGYAGGAAALLPPAGPPVTQFLQPAALLPMSASAGAVHSHLTGFPGVSGVLLVDPDGVPVRAIDRDRFLLSLSGRYGHALYADRPALRLADRPRTVGADATAWEVLDVVTDGDRDRTGDDVAVVDEQGRCVGVVHLADILRALAESRVEEAARLNPLTRLPGSDAVNAEVDRRIADGRAFALSWLDVDRFKQVNDGAGFAAGDALIRAVGQALARTAAELPTARVGHIGGDDFLVLAGPDELEPFAAALLDVPWSAGGLPVTLSLATVVCAPGSVTGHGPAAAALAPLKKAAKSYAGVSSWVLGRPGTPGHEVRRGRRRGD, from the coding sequence GTGCCTGCCTGGACGGACCAGCTCCGATTCGCCTTCCAGCCCGTCGTGAACCTGGCGACCGGCTCGGTCGCCGCCCTGGAGATACTCGCCCGGCCCGAGCGCGGCGACGTGCTGACGGCGGCCCGGCGGTCCGCCGACCTGGATGCCGAGCTGGCCGGGCTCGGTGTACGGGCCGCCGGGCAGCAGGAGACGCTGCTGCCGCTGCACGTCAACGTGTTCGCGGCGACGCTTGCCGAGCAGCCGGGGCTGACCGCGCTGCGCAAGGCCGTACAGGACGTGGGCCGCCGGCCGTGGGAGATCACGGTGGACATCGGCGGGCCGTTCACGCACGTACCGCGGCGGGCGCTGCTGGACGCGGTGGCGGGGCTGCGGCAGGACGGCTACCGCATCTGCGCGGACGGGGTCGGTGACGGCGATCTGCCGCTACGGCTGCTCGGGGACCTCGGTCCCGACCTGGTGAAGCTGGACGCCTCGCTGTGCGCAGAGCCGGCCGAGGACCTGGGCGGGCGGGCCGCCGTGGCGGCGATGCGGCAGTTGTGCGAGGTGCTGGGGAGTCTGCTGGCGGTGGAGGGGGTGGAGACGGAGCGGCAGTACGCGGCGGTGCGCGCGGCGGGCGCGCAGCTGGCGCAGGGGTTCCTGTTCGCACCGCCCGCGCGGCGTGCGGCGGCCGATGTCTTCCTGCCGGAGCCGTCCGACGGGTACGGGCCCGTGCCGAGCGGGTACGCGGGCGGCGCGGCGGCGCTCCTGCCGCCGGCCGGGCCGCCGGTGACGCAGTTCCTGCAGCCCGCCGCGCTGCTGCCGATGTCCGCCTCGGCGGGCGCGGTGCACAGCCATCTGACGGGCTTCCCCGGCGTCTCCGGCGTGCTGCTGGTGGACCCGGACGGCGTGCCCGTACGGGCCATCGACCGCGACCGGTTCCTGCTGTCGCTGTCCGGCCGCTACGGTCACGCGCTGTACGCCGACCGCCCGGCGCTGCGGCTGGCCGACCGGCCGCGGACGGTGGGCGCCGACGCCACCGCCTGGGAGGTGCTGGACGTGGTGACGGACGGCGACCGGGACCGGACCGGGGACGATGTGGCGGTGGTGGACGAGCAGGGCCGGTGCGTGGGCGTCGTCCATCTCGCGGACATTCTGCGGGCGCTGGCCGAGAGCCGGGTGGAGGAGGCCGCGCGGCTCAACCCGCTGACCCGGCTGCCCGGTTCGGACGCGGTGAACGCCGAGGTGGACCGGCGGATCGCGGACGGCCGGGCGTTCGCCCTGAGCTGGCTGGACGTGGACCGGTTCAAGCAGGTCAACGACGGGGCCGGGTTCGCGGCGGGGGACGCGCTGATCCGCGCCGTGGGCCAGGCGCTGGCGCGTACGGCGGCGGAGCTGCCCACGGCGCGGGTGGGGCACATCGGCGGTGACGACTTCCTGGTGCTGGCCGGGCCGGACGAGCTGGAGCCGTTCGCGGCGGCGCTGCTGGACGTGCCGTGGTCGGCGGGCGGGCTGCCGGTGACGCTGTCGCTGGCGACGGTGGTGTGCGCGCCGGGCAGCGTGACCGGGCACGGGCCGGCCGCGGCGGCCCTGGCGCCGCTGAAGAAAGCGGCCAAGTCGTACGCGGGCGTGAGCAGTTGGGTGCTGGGGCGGCCCGGCACGCCGGGTCACGAGGTGCGCCGGGGGCGGCGGCGCGGCGACTGA
- a CDS encoding lipid-transfer protein, whose amino-acid sequence MTADVAVLGTGMHAWGKWGRSFVEYGTVAARAALADAGLEWGDVQSVVGADTVRGGYPGYVAGATFARALGWQGARVTSVYAACASGAQAIAAARAQILAGLADVVLVVGADAAPKGFFAPAGGDRPDDPDWLRFRLLGATNPAYFGLYARRRMALYGDTAEDFARVKVKNAAAGALNPYARYRKPVTAAEVAASPVVADPLRLLDICATSDGAAALVLCGPEYARRRGVADPVRIRAVSTVTPRYPRTDLDLPDIATDSAAAVPEPPVAFRPSIARAAYEEAGLGPDDLSLAEVYDLSTALELQWYEDLGLCAEGEGAKLLRDGATALGGRLPVNPSGGLASFGEAVPAQAIAQVCELTRQLRGQAGARQVPGARAGIAVNQGLFGHGSAVVAVR is encoded by the coding sequence GTGACCGCTGATGTCGCGGTGCTCGGGACGGGGATGCACGCCTGGGGCAAGTGGGGCCGCAGTTTCGTCGAGTACGGGACGGTGGCGGCGCGGGCGGCGCTCGCCGACGCGGGCCTGGAGTGGGGCGATGTCCAGTCGGTCGTCGGAGCCGACACCGTGCGCGGCGGCTATCCCGGGTACGTGGCCGGCGCGACGTTCGCGCGGGCGCTGGGCTGGCAGGGCGCGCGGGTGACGAGCGTCTACGCGGCGTGCGCGTCCGGGGCGCAGGCGATCGCCGCGGCGCGGGCGCAGATTCTCGCGGGCCTGGCGGATGTGGTGCTGGTGGTGGGCGCGGACGCGGCGCCCAAGGGTTTCTTCGCCCCGGCGGGCGGCGACCGGCCCGACGACCCGGACTGGCTGCGCTTCCGGCTGCTGGGCGCGACCAACCCCGCGTATTTCGGGCTGTACGCGCGGCGCCGGATGGCGCTGTACGGGGACACGGCCGAGGATTTCGCGCGGGTGAAGGTGAAGAACGCGGCGGCGGGCGCGCTCAATCCGTACGCGCGCTACCGCAAGCCCGTGACGGCGGCGGAGGTCGCCGCGTCGCCCGTGGTCGCCGACCCGCTGCGGCTGCTGGACATCTGCGCCACGTCGGACGGCGCGGCGGCGCTGGTGCTGTGCGGTCCGGAGTACGCGCGCCGTCGCGGGGTGGCCGATCCCGTACGCATCCGGGCGGTCTCCACCGTGACGCCGCGCTATCCCCGTACGGACCTCGACCTGCCGGACATCGCGACCGATTCGGCCGCCGCCGTCCCGGAGCCGCCGGTCGCCTTCCGGCCCTCCATCGCCCGCGCCGCCTACGAGGAGGCGGGGCTCGGGCCGGACGATCTGTCGCTGGCGGAGGTGTACGACCTGTCCACCGCGCTGGAGCTCCAGTGGTACGAGGATCTGGGGCTGTGTGCCGAGGGCGAGGGCGCCAAGCTGCTGCGGGACGGGGCGACCGCGCTCGGCGGGCGGCTGCCGGTGAACCCGAGCGGCGGACTGGCGTCCTTCGGAGAAGCCGTGCCCGCGCAGGCAATCGCGCAGGTCTGCGAGCTGACCCGGCAACTGCGCGGGCAGGCGGGGGCGCGGCAGGTGCCGGGGGCGCGGGCGGGGATCGCGGTGAACCAGGGGCTGTTCGGGCATGGCTCGGCGGTGGTCGCGGTGCGGTGA
- a CDS encoding Zn-ribbon domain-containing OB-fold protein yields the protein MARTRRPVVPGWFTGGGDTDGGGPGAENFRLLGTRCGACGAVFFPRVDSFCRNPGCAGTELMEVPLSRRGTVWSYTDGRYRPPPPYVSDPEVPWQPYTLVAVELAAERMVVLGQAAPGVTVADLRVGMPVEVVPGVLGEDAETVWTTWWWRPVPQDDRRRA from the coding sequence GTGGCACGTACGCGCAGGCCGGTGGTGCCGGGGTGGTTCACCGGGGGCGGGGACACGGATGGGGGCGGGCCGGGCGCCGAGAACTTTCGGCTGCTGGGGACCCGGTGCGGTGCCTGTGGGGCGGTGTTCTTCCCGCGGGTGGACTCCTTCTGCCGCAACCCGGGCTGCGCCGGTACGGAGCTGATGGAGGTGCCGCTGTCGCGGCGCGGCACGGTGTGGTCGTACACGGACGGGCGGTACCGGCCGCCGCCGCCGTACGTCTCGGACCCGGAGGTGCCGTGGCAGCCGTACACGCTGGTGGCGGTGGAGCTGGCGGCGGAGCGGATGGTCGTGCTGGGGCAGGCGGCGCCGGGGGTGACGGTCGCGGATCTGCGGGTGGGGATGCCGGTCGAGGTGGTTCCCGGGGTGCTCGGGGAGGACGCGGAGACGGTGTGGACGACGTGGTGGTGGCGGCCGGTGCCACAGGATGACCGGAGGCGGGCGTGA
- a CDS encoding M15 family metallopeptidase encodes MTRLAAALRGLTVTAAAVALTTAAVPEATGTVPKASTAVRGAAETAPPEFVALRDVDPTIRQEIRYFTPHTFMGVPVTGYRQPMCILTRDAARALHRAQLSFLRRGYTLKVYDCYRPQRAVNHFVDWAKDLKDQRMKGEFYPRIDKSTLFRDGYIAEKSGHSRGSTVDLTLVRLPGPPTRPYIPGEPLRKCYAPKAQRFPDNSLDMGTGFDCFDTLAHTLDPRVQGRQRANRLLLKQGLENAGFRNYDKEWWHYTFTPETFPDTYFDFPVWRRALSGGH; translated from the coding sequence ATGACGAGACTCGCTGCCGCGCTGCGCGGCCTCACCGTCACCGCAGCCGCCGTCGCCCTGACCACCGCCGCCGTTCCGGAGGCGACCGGTACCGTACCGAAGGCCAGCACTGCCGTACGCGGCGCCGCGGAGACGGCGCCGCCGGAGTTCGTCGCGCTGCGCGACGTGGATCCGACGATCCGCCAGGAGATCCGCTACTTCACGCCGCACACCTTCATGGGCGTGCCGGTCACCGGCTACCGGCAGCCGATGTGCATCCTGACCCGGGACGCCGCCCGCGCTCTCCACCGCGCCCAGCTCTCCTTCCTCCGCCGCGGCTACACGCTCAAGGTGTACGACTGCTACCGGCCGCAGCGCGCCGTGAACCACTTCGTGGACTGGGCGAAGGACCTGAAGGACCAGCGGATGAAGGGCGAGTTCTATCCCCGGATCGACAAGTCGACCCTCTTTCGAGACGGCTATATCGCCGAGAAATCCGGGCACAGCCGCGGCAGCACCGTCGATCTGACACTGGTCCGCCTGCCGGGCCCGCCCACCCGTCCGTACATTCCGGGCGAGCCCCTGCGGAAGTGCTACGCGCCGAAGGCGCAGCGCTTCCCCGACAACTCGCTCGACATGGGAACCGGCTTCGACTGCTTCGACACCCTGGCGCACACCCTCGACCCCCGGGTGCAGGGCCGGCAACGCGCGAACCGCCTGCTGTTGAAGCAGGGCCTGGAGAACGCGGGATTCCGCAACTACGACAAGGAGTGGTGGCACTACACCTTCACGCCGGAGACCTTCCCTGACACATATTTCGACTTTCCGGTGTGGCGGCGGGCGCTGAGCGGTGGGCACTGA
- a CDS encoding methyltransferase, with translation MADGEDRGIGSIADLVTPMAVRVAATLRVADHLAGGVRTARELAAVTGADAGVLERVLRHLVTVDVFSRDAQGRYGLLPRGEELRDGHPSGVRRRLDAETALGRGDLAFVALLHSVRTGEAAYPRHYGRSFWEDLRADPKRTADYDAEMGADATAWAEAVVPAFDWGTLGRIMDVGGGNGTLLAALLTAYPEMRGTVFDQPETVRAARAALAAAGLADRGDAVAGDFFGALPSGADGYVLSAILHDWDDDAARTILRRCAEAAGAHGRVLVVERVGADGESVHTGMDLRMLVYFGARERGVAELTELAAGAGLRVAGVHQAGDLAVVEMVAA, from the coding sequence ATGGCCGATGGCGAAGACCGGGGGATCGGGTCGATCGCGGACCTGGTGACACCGATGGCGGTACGGGTCGCGGCGACGCTGCGGGTGGCCGATCATCTGGCGGGCGGGGTGCGGACGGCGCGGGAGCTGGCCGCGGTCACCGGGGCCGACGCCGGTGTACTGGAGCGGGTCCTGCGGCACCTGGTGACGGTGGACGTGTTCAGCCGGGACGCCCAGGGGCGGTACGGGCTGCTGCCGCGCGGCGAGGAGCTGCGCGACGGCCATCCGTCCGGCGTGCGGCGGCGGCTCGACGCGGAGACCGCGCTCGGCCGGGGCGATCTCGCGTTCGTGGCGCTGCTGCATTCCGTACGGACCGGGGAGGCCGCCTACCCCCGGCACTACGGCCGTTCCTTCTGGGAGGACCTGCGGGCGGACCCGAAGCGGACCGCCGACTACGACGCGGAGATGGGCGCCGACGCGACGGCGTGGGCCGAGGCCGTGGTGCCCGCCTTCGACTGGGGCACGCTCGGGCGGATCATGGATGTCGGTGGTGGCAACGGCACGCTGCTGGCTGCGCTGCTCACGGCGTACCCCGAGATGCGGGGCACCGTGTTCGACCAGCCGGAGACCGTACGGGCGGCGCGCGCCGCACTGGCCGCGGCCGGGCTGGCGGACCGCGGGGACGCCGTGGCGGGCGACTTCTTCGGGGCGCTGCCCTCCGGGGCGGACGGCTACGTCCTGTCGGCGATCCTGCACGACTGGGACGACGACGCGGCGCGCACGATCCTGCGGCGGTGCGCGGAGGCGGCGGGCGCGCACGGCCGGGTGCTGGTCGTGGAACGGGTCGGTGCGGACGGCGAGTCGGTGCACACCGGCATGGACCTGCGGATGCTGGTCTACTTCGGCGCGCGGGAGCGCGGGGTCGCGGAGCTGACGGAACTGGCGGCGGGGGCCGGGCTGCGGGTGGCCGGAGTGCATCAGGCGGGCGATCTGGCCGTGGTGGAGATGGTGGCTGCCTGA
- a CDS encoding glycoside hydrolase family 31 protein yields the protein MDGHDQVRSVRWDRVAGAVRALGSVRGLRTWRWAWRRRRADALGLPRRGPERARVPGAAVRMEPQPGGGVIHFARSSLRVRVAAGGAVFCGWDGAAPEPSYALAGGCPEPDARVVLEPDTEGGWRVVAERVTVTVSRHGAVDVRTPGGVVLRRELPPRWWDRVPGDDGDMPGERPVDSRWVQRAEVAADARFFGLGGRSAGPRLRAGTYRLWNTDPGGAFVPGDDPLSVTMPVQFVVADAGTHLVFHDNSWDGAVTLREGVEGAGSGHDRPGCAELRMDGGPLRYWILVGTPARVLQCWTALTGAPALPPGWALGPQHARWGFGSQAEVRRVVSGYQERGLPLSAVHLDIDHFDGHRVFTVDRTAFPDLPGLARELRSEGVRLVSIVDPGVKAEPGNAVYEGGAAADAYVRDARGREVRGVVWPGEAVFPDFTDARVRKWWGGLYAERVAQGFSGVWHDMNEPVSFAAFGDPSLPRSARHALEGRGGDHREAHNVYGLAMARAGHDGLLEQRPEERPFLFSRSGWVGMQRYGGTWSGDVATGWPGLRASLSLVLGMGLCGVPYSGPDVGGFSGVPSPELYLRWFQMAAFLPLFRTHSAMTAGRREPWEYGPEVLEHARAALLERVRLLPYFVTLAQLARLAGAPYVRPVWWHAPRDRKLRDCEDAFLLGDALLVAPVLGPGVTRRTVRLPRGRWYDTASGRAYDGPGQVLVDAPLSRIPVLARAGAVLPVAGADGATELEVWAPKPGRHGGGLVVPDAGDGWEHPEVERYETRLEDGRVVVERQGGGEVGYRVRVRGLPDGTS from the coding sequence ATGGACGGGCATGATCAGGTGCGGTCGGTGCGGTGGGACAGGGTGGCCGGCGCGGTCCGGGCCCTCGGCTCGGTACGGGGGCTGCGGACGTGGCGGTGGGCGTGGCGGCGGCGCCGGGCGGACGCGCTGGGGCTGCCGCGGCGCGGCCCGGAGCGGGCGCGGGTGCCGGGCGCGGCGGTGCGCATGGAGCCGCAGCCGGGCGGCGGGGTGATCCATTTCGCGCGTTCGTCGCTGCGGGTGCGGGTGGCGGCGGGCGGCGCGGTGTTCTGCGGCTGGGACGGCGCGGCGCCGGAGCCGTCGTACGCGCTGGCCGGCGGGTGCCCGGAGCCGGACGCCCGGGTGGTGCTGGAGCCCGATACGGAGGGCGGCTGGCGGGTGGTGGCGGAGCGGGTGACGGTGACGGTCTCGCGGCACGGCGCGGTGGACGTCCGGACGCCGGGCGGCGTGGTGCTGCGGCGGGAGCTGCCGCCGCGCTGGTGGGACCGGGTGCCAGGGGACGACGGTGACATGCCGGGCGAGCGGCCCGTGGACTCGCGGTGGGTGCAGCGTGCGGAGGTGGCGGCCGACGCGCGGTTCTTCGGGCTGGGCGGCCGGTCGGCGGGGCCGCGGCTGCGCGCAGGAACGTACCGGCTGTGGAACACCGACCCGGGCGGCGCGTTCGTGCCGGGCGACGATCCGCTGTCCGTCACGATGCCGGTGCAGTTCGTGGTGGCGGACGCCGGTACGCATCTGGTCTTCCACGACAACTCCTGGGACGGCGCGGTGACGCTGCGCGAGGGCGTGGAGGGGGCCGGGTCCGGGCACGACCGGCCGGGCTGCGCCGAGCTGCGGATGGACGGCGGCCCGTTGCGCTACTGGATCCTGGTCGGCACACCGGCCCGTGTCCTGCAGTGCTGGACGGCGCTGACCGGGGCGCCCGCGCTGCCGCCCGGGTGGGCGCTGGGCCCGCAGCACGCCCGGTGGGGTTTCGGCAGCCAGGCGGAGGTGCGGCGGGTGGTCTCCGGCTATCAGGAGCGCGGGCTGCCGCTGTCCGCCGTGCACCTGGACATCGACCACTTCGACGGCCACCGCGTCTTCACCGTGGACCGCACGGCGTTCCCCGACCTGCCCGGCCTGGCGCGCGAGCTGCGCTCGGAGGGCGTGCGGCTGGTGTCCATCGTCGATCCCGGGGTGAAGGCGGAGCCGGGCAACGCGGTGTACGAGGGCGGGGCGGCGGCCGACGCGTACGTACGGGACGCGCGGGGCCGGGAGGTGCGCGGGGTGGTGTGGCCGGGCGAGGCGGTCTTCCCGGACTTCACGGACGCGCGGGTGCGCAAGTGGTGGGGCGGGCTGTACGCGGAGCGGGTGGCGCAGGGCTTCTCCGGGGTGTGGCACGACATGAACGAGCCGGTGTCGTTCGCGGCGTTCGGCGATCCGTCGCTGCCGCGCTCGGCGCGGCACGCGCTGGAGGGCCGGGGCGGCGACCACCGGGAGGCGCACAACGTGTACGGGCTGGCGATGGCGCGCGCCGGGCACGACGGACTGCTGGAACAGCGTCCCGAGGAGCGGCCGTTTCTGTTCTCGCGCTCCGGGTGGGTGGGCATGCAGCGGTACGGGGGCACGTGGTCGGGTGATGTGGCGACCGGCTGGCCGGGGCTGCGGGCGTCGCTGTCGCTGGTGCTGGGGATGGGTCTGTGCGGCGTGCCGTACAGCGGTCCGGACGTCGGCGGGTTCTCGGGGGTGCCGTCGCCGGAGCTGTATCTGCGGTGGTTCCAGATGGCCGCTTTCCTGCCGCTGTTCCGTACGCACTCGGCGATGACCGCGGGGCGGCGGGAGCCGTGGGAGTACGGGCCGGAGGTGCTGGAGCACGCGCGGGCGGCGCTGCTGGAGCGGGTGCGGCTGCTGCCGTATTTCGTGACGCTGGCGCAGTTGGCGCGGCTGGCGGGGGCGCCGTACGTCCGTCCGGTGTGGTGGCACGCGCCGCGCGACCGGAAGCTGCGCGACTGCGAGGACGCCTTCCTGCTGGGGGACGCGCTGCTGGTGGCGCCCGTGCTGGGGCCCGGGGTGACGCGGCGGACGGTGCGGCTGCCGCGCGGCCGCTGGTACGACACGGCGAGCGGGCGCGCCTACGACGGCCCCGGGCAGGTGCTGGTGGACGCCCCGCTGTCCCGGATTCCGGTGCTGGCGCGCGCGGGCGCGGTGCTGCCGGTGGCGGGTGCGGACGGTGCCACGGAGCTGGAGGTGTGGGCGCCGAAGCCCGGCCGGCACGGCGGCGGCCTGGTCGTGCCGGACGCCGGGGACGGCTGGGAGCATCCGGAGGTCGAGCGCTACGAGACACGGCTGGAGGACGGACGGGTGGTGGTCGAGCGGCAAGGTGGCGGTGAGGTGGGCTACCGCGTACGGGTACGCGGTCTGCCCGACGGCACCTCATAG
- a CDS encoding acetoacetate--CoA ligase, with protein sequence MTTAPQSVPQPEPLWQPGPDRIAGARLTRFHDWAADRHGAPARDSGDPVADYAALHRWSVTELSRFWQAVADWFDVRFATPYDTVLADRAMPGARWFPGATLNYAEHALRAAEDPDRADAPALLYVDETHEPATVTWSALRTQVGSLAAELRRLGVRPGDRVSGYVPNVPQAVVALLATAAVGAVWTSCAPDFGARSVLDRFQQVEPVVLFTVDGYRYGGKEHDRRDTVAELRRELPTLRAVVHIPLLGTPAPEGALEWADLTSAATEPVFEQVPFDHPLWVLYSSGTTGLPKAIVQSQGGILLEHLKQTGLHCDLGPDDRFFWYTSTGWMMWNFLVSGLLVGATIVLYDGSPGHPDTAAQWRIAERTGTTLFGTSAAYVMACRKAGVHPGRDLDLSAVKCVATTGSPLPPDGFRWLHDEVAADLWIASVSGGTDVCSCFAGAAPTLPVHIGELQAPCLGTDLQAWDPHGKPLIDEVGELVVTNPMPSMPVRFWNDPEGTRYHDSYFDTYPGVWRHGDWITLTSRNSVVIHGRSDSTLNRQGVRMGSADIYEAVERLPEIRESLVIGLELPDGGYWMPLFVHLAPGAVLDDALRDRVKRTLREQCSPRHVPDEIIEAPGVPHTLTGKRIEVPVKRLLQGTPLEKAVNPGSVDNIELLRFYERIAAERAAGPAAQEG encoded by the coding sequence ATGACCACCGCACCGCAGTCCGTCCCGCAGCCGGAACCCCTCTGGCAGCCCGGCCCGGACCGCATCGCCGGCGCCCGGCTCACCCGCTTCCACGACTGGGCGGCCGACAGGCACGGCGCCCCCGCGCGCGACTCCGGCGACCCGGTCGCGGACTACGCCGCGCTGCACCGCTGGTCGGTGACCGAACTGTCCCGTTTCTGGCAGGCCGTCGCCGACTGGTTCGACGTCCGCTTCGCCACCCCGTACGACACCGTGCTCGCCGACCGCGCCATGCCCGGCGCCCGCTGGTTCCCCGGCGCCACCCTCAACTACGCGGAACACGCCCTGCGCGCCGCCGAGGACCCGGACCGCGCGGACGCCCCCGCGCTGCTGTACGTGGACGAGACCCACGAACCGGCCACCGTCACCTGGTCCGCGCTGCGCACCCAGGTCGGCTCCCTCGCCGCCGAACTGCGCCGCCTCGGCGTACGCCCCGGCGACCGCGTCAGCGGCTACGTCCCCAACGTCCCGCAGGCCGTCGTGGCCCTCCTGGCCACCGCCGCCGTCGGCGCGGTGTGGACCTCCTGCGCGCCCGACTTCGGCGCCCGCAGCGTCCTGGACCGCTTCCAGCAGGTCGAGCCGGTCGTCCTGTTCACCGTCGACGGCTACCGCTACGGCGGCAAGGAACACGACCGCCGCGACACCGTCGCCGAACTCCGCCGCGAACTGCCCACCCTCAGGGCCGTCGTGCACATCCCCCTCCTGGGCACCCCCGCCCCCGAAGGCGCCCTGGAATGGGCCGACCTCACCTCCGCCGCCACCGAGCCGGTCTTCGAACAGGTCCCCTTCGACCACCCCCTGTGGGTCCTGTACTCCTCCGGCACCACCGGACTGCCCAAGGCCATCGTCCAGTCCCAGGGCGGCATCCTCCTGGAACACCTCAAGCAGACCGGCCTGCACTGCGACCTCGGCCCCGACGACCGCTTCTTCTGGTACACCTCCACCGGCTGGATGATGTGGAACTTCCTCGTCTCCGGCCTCCTCGTGGGCGCCACGATCGTCCTGTACGACGGCAGCCCCGGCCACCCGGACACCGCCGCCCAGTGGCGCATCGCCGAACGCACCGGCACCACCCTCTTCGGCACCTCCGCCGCGTACGTGATGGCCTGCCGCAAGGCCGGCGTGCACCCCGGCCGCGACCTCGACCTCTCCGCCGTCAAATGCGTCGCCACGACGGGCTCCCCGCTGCCGCCCGACGGCTTCCGCTGGCTGCACGACGAGGTGGCCGCCGACCTGTGGATCGCCTCCGTCAGCGGCGGTACGGACGTGTGCAGCTGCTTCGCCGGCGCCGCGCCGACCCTGCCCGTCCACATCGGCGAACTCCAGGCCCCCTGCCTCGGCACCGACCTCCAGGCATGGGACCCGCACGGCAAGCCGCTCATCGACGAGGTCGGCGAACTCGTCGTCACCAACCCCATGCCGTCCATGCCCGTCCGCTTCTGGAACGACCCCGAAGGCACCCGCTACCACGACAGTTACTTCGACACCTACCCCGGCGTCTGGCGGCACGGCGACTGGATCACCCTCACCTCGCGCAACTCGGTCGTCATCCACGGCCGCTCCGACTCCACCCTGAACCGCCAGGGCGTACGGATGGGCTCCGCCGACATCTACGAGGCCGTCGAACGCCTCCCCGAGATCCGCGAGTCCCTCGTCATCGGCCTCGAACTGCCCGACGGCGGCTACTGGATGCCGCTGTTCGTCCACCTCGCGCCCGGCGCCGTCCTGGACGACGCGCTGCGCGACCGCGTCAAGCGCACCCTGCGCGAACAGTGCTCCCCGCGCCACGTCCCCGACGAGATCATCGAGGCCCCCGGCGTACCCCACACCCTCACGGGCAAGCGCATCGAGGTCCCGGTCAAGCGGCTCCTCCAGGGCACGCCACTGGAGAAGGCGGTCAACCCGGGGTCGGTGGACAACATCGAACTGCTGCGGTTCTACGAGCGGATCGCGGCGGAGCGGGCGGCGGGGCCCGCGGCCCAGGAGGGGTAG